The sequence below is a genomic window from Cicer arietinum cultivar CDC Frontier isolate Library 1 chromosome 6, Cicar.CDCFrontier_v2.0, whole genome shotgun sequence.
ATTAAATGATAATTGCAAACTTTCGAGCTCAGTCTTCGAAAGTTGGAACAAAACTAGAGGGGGAGTAGATCTAATTTACtcctaataaatttatttttcacataGAAGTAGAAGAATAAAAGAGCTACAAATTGAGTGAAAACTTCATAATCAAAATCcacaataaaaaattcaaactaaaaACTTAGAGCTAAATACAAATGGTTGCCTAAAAGACATGTTCTTAATAAAACAGATTATGTCGTAAAATAATCCTACCGAAACCAGGTATGGGGAAGCATTATCAACCAAACAATCCCCCTTCAATCTTCCCTCCTAACAGAAGCATCATGCTCAGACGCTCAAAGAGGCCTCTTACTCTCATTTAGCACCTTACTGTGTTGTCCAGTAAGATTAACCGGTGACATCCACTATTCAAGCATGCAATCCTAACGTTTAACCCTGcacacaaataaaatattcacaTCAATTAGTATGAATAAGCctataaattaaatgttttatgtatcagcaattattttctaaaagtaTACAATATGCCCTTGCAAACATACACCAGTAACACAGGTAAAACCCTCCAAAATATTTGCTCCTTCAAGCATTAGCTTCCACCAATTCAAGTATTTGACAAGTTGGAGAGGATCTATGTACATGTACTGTTACaaacaattaataatttaatttgtagAATAATATCAACAGCAAACAAAAGCCAATATTCACAGCATTGAAATCAAAATTGATTAGtaattttcttctctttcaagTTCCAATCAAATAAAACGTCCACACATATCTACATAATCCAGTGAACAATTAATCAGCTTAGTTCACCCAACATTGTCAACAGCATATCTTAATCTCTTACATATATATCATAACAAAACATAAAGCACTCTtccatataactaaaaatagtaaACTGACAATAAACCAGAAGAATCAAAACGAACCTACACCAAAACACTAAAACcctgattaaaaaaaatgatttttggtttatatTCCTTACTAACCAAAATCAAATTCACTTGTACTCGAACTTGGGCACAGGAGGGGCATCAAAACTCTCCAAAATCTTGGTCTCACTTCCACCACCAGCAGAAGCAGCTTCATCCTTCTTCTTACCTTCACCGAACCACCCACCGAACCACGATTGAGATTCAGGCTCAACAGTCGGCGGAGCCTGTAGACCGGGAAAACCGCCATTGGGATACCCTCCAGGAAGCGGCTCATCCATGATAACCGGCATCTGCTGCTGCGCGCTAAGAAATTTATTAAGCATGATTCCAGCTCCTTCAATAAGAGCCAATAGAACGCCACCAAACGCAGCCGAGCGAGCCGAAGCGGCTAAGCCTTGGCGCATGGAGAGGAAACCACCTGTAGCGGCGCCGGCGAAGATGGAATTCCAAGGATCTTCTTTTTGACGGAGGTAAACCATGGTACAGTCGAAGGAAGAGAAGAGACCTCCCCAGACGGCAAAACTGCCGCCGACACGAGGGGCGTTGAGACGAACGGCTTGTGAGGCGCCGATGAAGCGAGCACCCTTGGGGGAGTTGTAGAGACCTTTGAGGAAGTGGAAAGCGGAGCCACCAACGGCACCCATGCCGAAAGCACCGCCTATGTCGTCGAGGATACGATCAGGGCATGGTTCCCTTGAAGTCTCTGGAGTTCCCATGCTTTCTTCTTGCTTTGTTTATTTCTTTAGGgctttcaatttcttttatgCTTTTCGCTCTTACCTTTCTCACTAACTacgcattttttttttaaatatcaatctGTCATAAATAATGATGATGCATTCTGTTATACAGGACGATTATTAGTCAtacttgaaaataaaattatatatattgtgttttatatatatgacaAAATTTTATTGGGACTAGAAGTGACCACGTCTTTCCTAACATTcttacatttttatattaaggttttttttttttttaaatcatttacaAGTATACTTTTGTCACTCTGtataacttatatattaatatatagtaGAAAACTCTAAATATTGTTAATAAGATTAGATGAAATAGAAGAGATTAAACTTTCACATCATACTGACcctgaatttgaatttttgaacaGGATTTACCtcaattgaaataaattatagaagacaaaaaattataaatatttgtgctcattaataatttttggtATGAAGTTcaattagtttttattatttttattcaaatttggagtcaaataaaaatttctttttattattttttcattatagttatataaaagtaattttatataaatttagaaacttaATTGAAGTTTTATTCCTTTTCCTTTCATTAATTCACATAATaagttttctattttaaaattcaaacaattttaatctctttttcaaaaaattaactaaaaaaatataatttgatatattttaaatgatgtaaaattatttaaatgtattaattattattttttaaataatcaatattaataattaattgttaattttgttagAGGGGGAGTTGAACTAAAATCTCCTCATCAATCCAACTCCCCTAAACCATCAAACCACCTTGTGATtcttaatgattaattaaattacaaaaaaatttaaaagttaaaattgaagtttttattgtaatttcatAAGTGTTAATCGCTCAGCATCGTTCACGTTGTTTAAAATATGTAATGTCGtagtttttagttaaaaaatatgaggaaTAGATCAATAATGTTGGATTCTCAACTAGATGaatcaatttcgtaaattaGTGAAACTATGTGACCAAAATTGTTgaggtattttttttatatatatatgttttaatgacaacaaatcttataaaataaatgttcaAATTTTATGAATAGTGATCAAATTGATGATTGCactttagttttatttaaagaaCCTTAATCACATGAGTTGACAAGTAAGAAGTCATTCATATCACAAAATGCATAAATATCTACTTAATAACGAAAGAATCAaagtaacataaaaaaaaattacaacaacaataTCATAAGCTTCATGGAGATATTATAAAAGATATTGATTAAATCTCAAAAGAATCATTCAACTAccttatcatttatttatacaAGCATGTCTTGCAAGACAAGAGAACATTACCCTTTTTCCAAAGGTGAATGTTGGCATGGTTACTATGCATATGTTGTGTTAACATTTTCCCAAATATATTTATGATCCCACGAGAATCAACACAAGTCAAAAGTTGTCTcaataatcaaatataacaaatgtttaaaatgttaaaaaccaaaaaataagtCGAATGATCAAAATGATCAATCGATACTTTGGAATATATGtcaaatgaatatattataaattcaaacatatatgaacataaataaagaagtcaaataacgtatttataaaagaatttcaaaagtaatatatcATATACTATATCGATCATTCTAGAAAATAATTGTTGAATCTTCAATGTAGCATCTCCATGAAAAAATTGTCCAATACATTCATGCATATACTAAAGTATTTAAGTAATACTTGATGGATAAGACACAACAAGAGAAATACTAAGATAAATTGTAGAAAGTATTGCTTCAACAAAATATTTCTCCTCTCGTATAACAGATAAAATTCTCaattgttatgaaataatattctAATGACAAACAAGTTCATTgtacttataaatatttatataaatgaagcaaaataacaaaaatcaattttgaagaaTAAATCATTTCAAGATTGAGTCAATTATTAAGTCATTTATTAAAAGGACAGTTGAATAACATTCACCATAATGTTCTAGTTGTTCTATTAAAGCACAACTAACAAAAATGATCTTTTTGGAATGACAACGTGTAGTAAATCAATTGACATTTCACACATGAGCTTTTCAAtatttaatgaataattaaaagtCAATATTTGAAGGTCAACTTGCAAAAATAAACATACAGAATGTTATGTATAATGAGATCCAAACTAATATCCagattgatgagttgtgagtaAGGACAAAAGACACAAGTACTGACAATGTTTTGCAGAAAGTTAGGCATGATTATTACCATACATACTATCAGCTGACATTTGACTGCTCACTCTCACGCTTATTCATGTTTTCTATCAAATTCAAAAGCAATAACGTTATGGGTTTGTCAAAAACGTTATGAACAGTAAtttaaacatgtgtttaattgttttaaaatagatttgacATTTGACTGATGTGTTTAACGACTATATTAAACTTTATCCGAGTTATTCAATTCTTTTATCATCTACAAAATTATCCGAGTTATTGAAgtctcttttttatttgttatcttaGTCTATAGTTaacttacattttttatttttaatacgttaagcattataattaattaagtgttttatgtatattttatttgttaacatttcatttatttttctgaGTAAATttgctttcttcttttttttttccgatattATTTTTTCGATAGTTATcctacattttttatttatagtttattaaacattaaatttaattacatattttttttataatatttttaattactaaaaattgatactcataaattcaattttttttatttataaaatgttaaaaattaaaattaattaaagtattttttatctataatttgttaaatgttaaaattaattgCGTATTTTTTGTTacgttttttttgttttaatcaaaatataatattcatatattcaaattatttaaatttatagaaaTTATATCGATCTAAAATAATGTAATTCAAAATcgctaaaattgaaaaaaataaatatgcaaATAAACTTACGACATCTAGATTAATAGTTTAGAATGTGacaaacatttataaatattaaaaatatttttatttataaaaatattaaaaatgtgacaaattttataaatatgataaagttAAAATGTATGACGTATCCATAGCTATGGAGTCCAAAATCCTTAATTGAATTTTGTATCAGATCAAAGTTAATataagtataaatttttttgcatCTAGATTAAACTAATATcgtaataaaattataaattaaaacaattttacaataaaataacaaataaaacaatGTTGCTCTAAGACAAAGTTGAAATCAACATCACAAGATGACGAGatcatataagaaaaattaaatatgagtacagagaaacaattattttttcttcaaatctcGGTGTCCAAACATTTTCATATTATCTTCGCAACATCACCGCAAACCTCATGTTTTAATCTATTTTCCCATCTTCTTGTATTGGAGCCATCCCAGAATAAAACAACTAAAGAAGCAAGATGCTGGCAAAAGAGGGGAAGTGAAGGAAATCAAATGGTGCGAGAATCACATATCCATGTAATGCTTTGTGAAATGAGACGAAAATCCAATGAGAGAAAGGAAGAGTCCCAAAATAGATTTTGTTTatctacattttttatttatagtttattaaacattaaatttaattacatattttttttataatatttttaattactaaaaattgatactcataaattcaattttttttatttataaaatgttaaaaattaaaattaattaaagtattttttatctataatttgttaaatgttaaaattaattgCGTATTTTTTGTTacgttttttttgttttaatcaaaatataatattcatatattcaaattatttaaatttatagaaaTTATATCGATCTAAAATAATGTAATTCAAAATcgctaaaattgaaaaaaataaatatgcaaATAAACTTACGACATCTAGATTAATAGTTTAGAATGTGacaaacatttataaatattaaaaatatttttatttataaaaatattaaaaatgtgacaaattttataaatatgataaagttAAAATGTATGACGTATCCATAGCTATGGAGTCCAAAATCCTTAATTGAATTTTGTATCAGATCAAAGTTAATataagtataaatttttttgcatCTAGATTAAACTAATATcgtaataaaattataaattaaaacaattttacaataaaataacaaataaaacaatGTTGCTCTAAGACAAAGTTGAAATCAACATCACAAGATGACGAGatcatataagaaaaattaaatatgagtacagagaaacaattattttttcttcaaatctcGGTGTCCAAACATTTTCATATTATCTTCGCAACATCACCGCAAACCTCATGTTTTAATCTATTTTCCCATCTTCTTGTATTGGAGCCATCCCAGAATAAAACAACTAAAGAAGCAAGATGCTGGCAAAAGAGGGGAAGTGAAGGAAATCAAATGGTGCGAGAATCACATATCCATGTAATGCTTTGTGAAATGAGACGAAAATCCAATGAGAGAAAGGAAGAGTCCCAAAAtagattttgtttataaataaagaGCCCCAAAATAGTTGGTTatataacaacaataaaataaaataaatagcaaTTAGATAGATATTAGCAACAAAGTTTCtttgacattttttaattaCCTCGTGCAAAGAGAACATACCTTGTTACTGAAaccaattcataaaataaatataataaaacaattaattaaaatagcaAATCACAACTACCAATTAAAACACAACGAAAGCCACTCCCGAAACGACTCACACAAGAATCTCTACTAATCAAAACTGCAAAAGCTTGAAAAAGCACAATGTAGCCAAATTAAATACCAGAAAGAACTGATAATCAAATCTTAAAATCAAAATGCATTACTCAGACGAGAAAAGGTATCGTGGAAATATAGCgcacaaataaaaagaaacatttCTAACTACCCATTTccaataacaacaaaaaaagaaaatgaaaaaagggAACAAAATAAATGGCCTACtattcaaaataaagagaaacatcaaaaggattttgccaaaaaaaaaaccaacaaaaCTTTAAAGTGAATACTAATCGGTACATTGGTTTTGAACATTACACTCATGCAACACAATATTGAAAAGGCAATGTGAATTGTGATGCATGcacaattttttattcaaaatggAGACTCCGTTTCAAaaagcaataaaaaataataaaatatttaaaaataaatgcatTAAATGTTTTATGAAAAATCATAGCTGGAATGTCTTCCTCAATTGTGATGTGTTTGCATCTAATTGACTTTAAAAGAAATGTTTTATGGGAAAATAAATATCAAGATAAACATGATTAGATATTACTATTTGTAATTACtatttttgatgaaatttcatttttcttaattatttatcatctcaattaactatttttttctttgtaatAACTAATTTGTgatgattttgacaaaaaaaagtagttaacaacaacaatttttagAAAAACGACACTTaaagaaatcaatttttttaagaaatagtCATTAAtcacaaattttgttttttggttGAAATCGTTTTTAGTAAAACTTTAAAGTaagatattatataaaatttaatttgataatcacTATCTATATAGAATTTAAAGTCCTCATTAAAAAGAATCAATCAATGAAgacattattcattaaaatatatggactaataaataaaaagaaatatctGTATTAGTAGTTactagaagaagaaaataaaaaagataagttTAGAAAAGGAAAAACAGAATGGCCAACTGGACATGAGTGATGAAACTCAATTTATGTTGTTTGTCGAAAGGTCAAAATCTAAAATCATGGTCTTGTTGGGTCTGTTCTGAAAGCGAAACGAGAAGAAACGTAGGAAATTCCAAACATCAGATGATCTTATTATTACCAAAACCAGAAATAAAAACACACTTTGTTGgaaacacatttattttttgatcTGAAAAGATCAGGATCCCTTTCTTCACGCACCCGCActcaaaatcaataataataataataattataaaaaacaaaaatacctTTCTTTTGTTTTCATTCATCTAATCATCTAATTCCATAATTGCTCTCTGCATTGCATTCTCCAGCTATCTATTCCTCTATTTCGTCGTTTTCTCCTTCCAATACCTAAAAACGGTGTCGTTTTGAGAGCGTCTGTGTGCGTTTTGATGATGTAGAGAGGTTGATCTGAAATGCACCCGTACAACCGGCTACCGAGCAGCGGGCATTCGACGCCGTCACCTCCGTCGTCACCGCTACGGTCGCCGAGGCTCCGGCACGGACGGTCCAAGGCGGGGAAATTTTCTTCTGGAGGGAAGAGTTTAGCGCAGAGGCTGAGTTGGATGTTGCTTTCCGTTCTTCTCCGGCGACAGGGAATATTCTTGTTCGCTCCTTTAATTTACATCTCCGGTATGCTTCTCTATATGGGAACGGCGTCGTTTGATGTCGTTCCGATCATCAAACACCGTCCTGCTCCTGGCTCAATCTACCGTAGTCCTCAGCTTTATGCCAACCTTCAACATGATATGGATTCAGATAACTCTTCTGCCGATGCGGTTTGATTCTTTGACTTTTTTTCGCTTCCAAATCCATTTTTAAATCTGTTACTAACATgtattttatattacttttttgtGTCAATTTTTACAATTTCTCTTCTCTTTTTTGTCTTGCATTTTCTTTATAATATTTGGAATGTTTGAAATCAAGTGCGAACTTTCTTTGCAtattttgatttagattttttcaaatatagttTCTGAAAGTTTTGGATTTACGTCTTGATTTGGAATATAATAACTTGCTTGTGGAGGGGCAGTTTTTTGTATTGGATTTTTCTAGTCAAATTGTTCACCAGGCCTGAATCTTGTGGCTACTGGCTAGACATTGTGTGGGAATAATGCAATGTGGGATCGCAGTTGATTCTTATTTTTGTCTCCTTGTGCTGTTGACTTTTAGCTACTGGAAAGCCATTGAATAAGTAATTTGTGTTAGGATTATTATTGTGCAAAGAATCAGGAGTCTGTTCATATTATGAGTTTGATTGGAGTGTGCTTGTATGAGTTGGACGTTTGTACTTGACCTTAGgttatttattgttataaaattggagtttctcactttttttttcttttcccatACAATCCCCTATTTTCACCAATCTGTGTAAGAAAAGTACACTGATTATGCAAAAGGTTGATTGGAATTGGCAACACTTGTTTGTGGTATTGGTATGTGAGGATAAGCAATTAACAGGGGCTGCTTATTTTTGGAAAATTGTTCTTCCGTGTTCTCTAGCTTGTTATTTGGAGAAGCAGNNNNNNNNNNNNNNNNNNNNNNNNNNNNNNNNNNNNNNNNNNNNNNNNNNNNNNNNNNNNNNNNNNNNNNNNNNNNNNNNNNNNNNNNNNNNNNNNNNNNNNNNNNNNNNNNNNNNNNNNNNNNNNNNNNNNNNNNNNNNNNCAGGAATGAAAAAGTTTGGCCACATTGATGTAGTAGCAACAAagttcctttgtttttcttggTTTACTAGGGAGGTTGTAAGCCCTTGTGATTTGATTGGGTAGGATGAGCTAGGTGTGACATTGAGACTTGTAGGGTATGAAACCTGATCAGAGGTGTTTGGTAAGGAAGCTGGGTGTTCATTGGAGATAAACCTATTGGCAGAAGCATCAAGTGCTATACCTCCTGTTTAACTTGtagcaatttttttttgaagatcAGCACCGCCTACCTTCCAAGGGTTTCCTTGGAGATGATACTAATGATTgccaaataaagaaaaaatctGTAACTGCTTATGCATAGTGTATATATTAAGAATTTGAGATGTCTctttttagaagaagaaaatttaTGCTTCTGTTAGGGATATTTCATGTTTGAACCGtaatatcattatcattatgaTATTTTCTACTAATACTTTAAAGTATTTTATGTTAGGTTTATTTTTTTCAGCTTCTCTAAGGATTATATCTTCATAGTCTTTcatgttattttcaattttgtctATCCACTAGCTATaggatttttttattgtattctggatgcattttttttcttcttatctatctatctatctatttttttttcttcttaacgAAATTTGAGTCTTCTAATTGATATGTTCCACCATACTTGACGTATCTTCACACTTTCCATTTTTTTCGAAATAAAATTGGTTACTTTTAATGACATGCTACTTAACTTCATTTCAGATATCCACAATATGGAAGAGTCCATATAGAGGTGGTGAGTGGAAACCATGTGTGAACAGATCTTCGGAAGGTATTATATGATTTGTATTGATGCACATAAATGATGATATTTTCCTTTCTCTCTCATTATTCCTATATGATTTTGTTGTACACCCATGTGGTTCTATAGTTAATGGTTAGAGCCGATGGCTTCCATTTTTTAGGATGTCTCTCTTCCCTCACACTTAAGTTTATAGTTTCACATTCAGAGATTGGGCAACTGCTACATTCTTGAGTCTTAACATTATTTTTGTCGTATCTagtcttttttgttttgaaggATATATTTTCCTCACCCTTGTATTTTTCCTATCTTCTCTCGAATAAGACTTGTTTTTTCTATCTAAAGGAAAAAAAGTAATGGGAGGAAAAACCTTTTTCCTGACGGTGTTAAATTGccatttaatttatacattggTCCATCACATAAATTGATGCTGTTGCTTGTCGTtgtatatatattctattttatatCTGGGAAATTATACCCGCATTTTCTGCCACCACTTTGTTTTGCTAATTAATGtatattttgttgtgttgttgaCAGGCCTACCTGAATCAAATGGATACATATATGTAGAGGCTAATGGTGGATTAAATCAGCAAAGGACATCAGTTAGTGTTTTCTGCACATTCCGTGTTTTCAAATATTCAAAGCACGCCGAATTTGTTCTTAcacatttattttgttaatgatGACAATGGATTTATAGGTATGCAATGCCGTTGCTGTGGCTGGCTATCTCAATGCCACCCTTGTGATCCCCAATTTCCATTATCATAGCATATGGAAAGATCCTAGGTTGGTTTGTTTTGCTATAACTTAGTTTTAGTGTTTCTGAACTAGGAAGGTCTAGTGATTTAGGTTGGCCTAGGAATACATTTTTTGATCCACGTATTTTCCTCATGCTATTGTTTAAGTGgagtttaaaaatttgaaagacaaatatgaaattgattgtaaattaTCTTACTTTGCTTCgtattttaaaaagtaagaaCTTGCACTTAACCACAAACACATACAAATACATTTTGTATCATGATAAATGGATTACCACGATGTCTAAGAATATCGTCTAAAACTATTTGTTTAGATTTATTAGAGGAAACTTTCTTTCCAGTGTGGAAATATCATTGTATGTAATCTCTTTTCTGAGAtggaattatatatatttattatattggcGTTTTAACATTTATTGGTTTTAATGCGTTTCGTGATGGTGTTGATCAACATATTTAGTTTGAAACAGAGTAAATTGATCATAATATTTCACGTGACCAGCAAATTCAGGGACATTTATGATGAAGAATATTTTATCGACACCCTGAAAAATGATGTACGGGTGGTTGACAAGATTCCTGAGTACCTGATGGAAAGATTTGGCAGCAACATGACAAATGTTCACAATTTCAGGATCAAGGCATGGTCATCCATTCAGTATTACAGAGATGTGGTGCTCCCAAAGTTACTTGAAGAAAAGTGAGTATATGATGTTTGCTGTAtgaattatttcattattgatattgatatcTAATAGTTATTAGTTAAACAGTTTGTAGTAATTGGTACTTGTCCAAGGTTGGGAGAAAAGATAGGAGTGCTGAGTGCATAATATTACTGTCTTGCTGTGGCCTTTCTACTATGGTGTATTTGACTCTATTGGCATGCTAGAATTCTTGGCAATAATGATTTTCTGTGCATGGGATTGGATTATTTTAAGCATCATCGGAGGGATGCATCTATATGTTTGCCATTTGGAACTGGTGTTTCATTGTTTTCGGTATCTGTTATAGAGCAGATTCCTAATCCTCCTCTGATATTTTGTTGattctaaataaaattaattttcataaaaatctattttatctCTAAATGTTTACACAACTGTAACATTAGCAAAAATCTAAAATGAACTGTATTACCATTAAGATTCAGGCTCATAACAATACTCGTTACTAATGACTGGTCAATTGGGATTCCAACTTCCAAGTCTTACTGCTTAGGTACCACATTGCGCCTTAATCAATGTGGGACATTACAAATAGCATAAAACTTCATTGAAAAATGTTATGataataatgaaatttattatcaaaTATGGTTATTATCTTTTGTCAAGATATGGCATGTTTTTAAGTATTGAATTCAATTTTATTCACGCAGGGTTATAAGGATTTCACCTTTTGCAAATAGATTGTCCTTTGACGCTCCTCCAGTTGTCCAGCGTCTCAGATGCTTAGCAAATTATGAGGCTTTACGGTTTTCAAGTCCTGTATTGACAACAGGTGAATCATTGGTTGAAAGAATGAGAGAGCGTAGTGCCATTAATGGCGGTAAATATGTTTCTGTGCATCTTCGTTTTGAAGAGGTTAGTGTTGCTTTTATGAGATGCGAATCTCTCTTACTATTAATTATGAATGTTAGCATTACACATTAATCTTGCTGCAACTGATTTTACATGGTTTCCCATGCACAGGATATGGTTGCTTTCTCTTGTTGTGTTTTTGATGGTGGAAAACAGGAGAGACAAGACATGATTGCAGCTAGAGAGAGAGGTTGGAAAGGGAAATTTACAAAACCCGGACGAGTTATACGTCCTGGAGCAATCAGGACCAATGGGAAGTGTCCCCTCACCCCACTAGAGGTTATTATCTCCTTAAAACCGTAGGAAAtgcttctttctttttgggAGTTGTTAGTCTAGCTAAAAGTTTTAAAAGTTTTCTTtaaagtaattatatattcaGCAAATTTTGTTAAGATTTTTGTGCAATTGCATTTGTTTTAATCCTAGTCAATGCTTCCATCTCTTCAGGTTGGCCTGATGCTAAGGGGAATGGGTTTTACAAAAAACACATCTATCTTTTTGGCATCTGGAATTATTTATAATGCTGAGAAAACGATGGCTCCACTGCTACAAATGTTTCCTAATTTGCATACGAAAGAGACTCTGGCCTCTGAAGAGGAACTTGCTCCATTTAAGGTACAGATTTGTACTCTCCAGTTATTCGTCTGCTTCATGATTAGTTTATTGCCATGATTTTTGACTCAATTTACTTCTTCTAGAATTATTCTTCCAGGATGGCTGCTATAGATTACACTGTTTGTCTTCATAGCGAGGTGTTTGTCACAACTCAGGGGGGTAACTTTCCTCATTTTCTGCTGGGCCACAGAAGATACTTGTATGGTGGACACTCTAAGACAATTAAGCCTGACAAGCGGAAGTTAGCGCTGCTGTTTGATAATCCCAATATAGGGTACGTATCATTACATACTGGCATATTACAAAGTTATGTcagaagaaaatatttttatttgataacaCATTAATTGGGTGGAGTTCACACATGGAAAACTCTTGGATAAATTATGCTACCCAGAAATCCCTTGGCCGCCAAGAAATCTCTCCTTTGTATAAGCAAAATGCTACTTATGCAACTATTGCTTTTACAACATAGAACTTGTGTGTCCGATTGAGTATAAGAGGAAAAAGTTGAGAGTCGGTTGCGAAAGCAATAAGTAATTAGGGAACTTTTCTCTTTATAGACAATCCTTAGTTCCTAGTTTTTTCCTAGTTTTCTTCCGCAAGAGCTT
It includes:
- the LOC101493114 gene encoding mitochondrial import inner membrane translocase subunit TIM17-2-like, with the protein product MGTPETSREPCPDRILDDIGGAFGMGAVGGSAFHFLKGLYNSPKGARFIGASQAVRLNAPRVGGSFAVWGGLFSSFDCTMVYLRQKEDPWNSIFAGAATGGFLSMRQGLAASARSAAFGGVLLALIEGAGIMLNKFLSAQQQMPVIMDEPLPGGYPNGGFPGLQAPPTVEPESQSWFGGWFGEGKKKDEAASAGGGSETKILESFDAPPVPKFEYK
- the LOC101493443 gene encoding protein ESMERALDA 1 isoform X2, whose protein sequence is MHPYNRLPSSGHSTPSPPSSPLRSPRLRHGRSKAGKFSSGGKSLAQRLSWMLLSVLLRRQGIFLFAPLIYISGMLLYMGTASFDVVPIIKHRPAPGSIYRSPQLYANLQHDMDSDNSSADAISTIWKSPYRGGEWKPCVNRSSEGLPESNGYIYVEANGGLNQQRTSVCNAVAVAGYLNATLVIPNFHYHSIWKDPSKFRDIYDEEYFIDTLKNDVRVVDKIPEYLMERFGSNMTNVHNFRIKAWSSIQYYRDVVLPKLLEEKVIRISPFANRLSFDAPPVVQRLRCLANYEALRFSSPVLTTGESLVERMRERSAINGGKYVSVHLRFEEDMVAFSCCVFDGGKQERQDMIAARERGWKGKFTKPGRVIRPGAIRTNGKCPLTPLEVGLMLRGMGFTKNTSIFLASGIIYNAEKTMAPLLQMFPNLHTKETLASEEELAPFKDGCYRLHCLSS
- the LOC101493443 gene encoding protein ESMERALDA 1 isoform X1 — protein: MHPYNRLPSSGHSTPSPPSSPLRSPRLRHGRSKAGKFSSGGKSLAQRLSWMLLSVLLRRQGIFLFAPLIYISGMLLYMGTASFDVVPIIKHRPAPGSIYRSPQLYANLQHDMDSDNSSADAISTIWKSPYRGGEWKPCVNRSSEGLPESNGYIYVEANGGLNQQRTSVCNAVAVAGYLNATLVIPNFHYHSIWKDPSKFRDIYDEEYFIDTLKNDVRVVDKIPEYLMERFGSNMTNVHNFRIKAWSSIQYYRDVVLPKLLEEKVIRISPFANRLSFDAPPVVQRLRCLANYEALRFSSPVLTTGESLVERMRERSAINGGKYVSVHLRFEEDMVAFSCCVFDGGKQERQDMIAARERGWKGKFTKPGRVIRPGAIRTNGKCPLTPLEVGLMLRGMGFTKNTSIFLASGIIYNAEKTMAPLLQMFPNLHTKETLASEEELAPFKNYSSRMAAIDYTVCLHSEVFVTTQGGNFPHFLLGHRRYLYGGHSKTIKPDKRKLALLFDNPNIGWKSFKRQLMSMRSHSDSKGVELKRPNDSIYSFPCPDCMCRANKTDDSKSSSAA